One window of the Delphinus delphis chromosome 20, mDelDel1.2, whole genome shotgun sequence genome contains the following:
- the ATXN1L gene encoding ataxin-1-like translates to MKPVHERSQECLPPKKRDLPVTSEDMGRTTSCSTNHTPSSDASEWSRGVVVAGQSQAGARVSLGGDGAEAITGLTVDQYGMLYKVAVPPATFSPTGLPSVVNMSPLPPTFNVASSLIQHPGIHYPPIHYAQLPSTSLQFIGSPYSLPYAVPPNFLPSPLLSPSANLATSHLPHFVPYASLLAEGATPPPQASSPARSFNKAPSATSPPGQLPHHSSTQPLDLAPGRMPIYYQMSRLPAGYTMHETPPAGASPVLTPQEGQSALEAAAANGQRQRERNLVRRESEALDSPNSKGEGQGLVPVVECVVDGQLFSGSQTARVEVAVPAHRGTPDTDLEVQRVVGALASQDYRVVAAQRKGEPSPLNLSHHNPDHQGEGRGSARNAAEMAEKNQARGFYPQSHQEPLKHRPLPKAMVVANGNLVPTGTDPGLLPMGSEILVASSLDMQARAAFPDKESTPPPFTSSHLPSHFMKGAIIQLATGELKRVEDLQTQDFVRSAEVSGGLKIDSSTVVDIQESQWPGFVMLHFVVGEQQSKVSIEVPPEHPFFVYGQGWSSCSPGRTAQLFSLPCHRLQVGDVCISISLQSLNSHSVSQSSCAPPGQLAPPRERPERTVLGPREQCDSDGKSQPLGEGSRMVEPLQPEPGAQACWPAPSFQRYGMQGEEARAALLRPSFIPQEVKLSIEGRSNAGK, encoded by the coding sequence ATGAAACCTGTTCATGAGAGGAGTCAGGAATGCCTTCCACCAAAGAAACGAGACCTCCCCGTGACCAGCGAGGATATGGGGAGAACTACCAGCTGCTCAACTAACCACACACCCTCCAGTGATGCCTCTGAATGGTCCCGAGGGGTGGTGGTGGCCGGGCAGAGCCAGGCAGGAGCCAGAGTCAGCCTGGGGGGTGATGGAGCTGAGGCCATCACTGGTTTGACGGTGGACCAGTATGGCATGCTGTATAAGGTGGCTGTGCCACCTGCCACCTTCTCCCCAACTGGCCTCCCGTCTGTGGTGAACATGAGCCCCTTGCCCCCCACATTTAATGTAGCGTCTTCACTGATTCAACATCCAGGAATCCACTATCCCCCAATCCACTATGCTCAGCTCCCGTCCACCTCTCTGCAGTTTATCGGGTCTCCTTATAGCCTTCCCTATGCTGTGCCACCTAATTTCCTACCGAgtcccctcctttctccttctgccAACCTCGCCACCTCTCACCTTCCACACTTTGTGCCATATGCCTCACTCCTGGCAGAAGGAGCCACTCCTCCCCCCCAGGCTTCATCCCCGGCCCGTTCATTCAACAAAgccccctctgccacctccccACCTGGGCAGTTGCCACATCACTCGAGTACTCAGCCACTGGACCTCGCTCCAGGCCGGATGCCCATTTATTATCAGATGTCCAGGCTGCCTGCTGGGTACACCATGCATGAAACCCCTCCAGCAGGTGCCAGCCCAGTTCTTACCCCTCAGGAGGGCCAGTCTGCTCTGGAAGCAGCCGCTGCCAATGGACAGAGACAACGAGAGCGAAATTTAGTGAGACGGGAAAGCGAAGCCCTCGACTCCCCCAACAGCAAGGGTGAGGGCCAGGGACTGGTGCCAGTGGTAGAATGTGTGGTGGATGGACAGTTGTTTTCAGGTTCTCAGACTGCGCGGGTAGAGGTGGCAGTGCCAGCACACCGAGGGACCCCAGACACCGACCTCGAGGTCCAGCGGGTGGTTGGCGCTTTAGCTTCTCAGGACTATCGTGTGGTGGCAGCTCAGAGGAAGGGTGAGCCCAGCCCCCTCAACCTGTCCCATCATAACCCCGACCATCAGGGTGAGGGGCGAGGGTCAGCCAGGAACGCAGCAGAGATGGCCGAGAAAAATCAGGCCCGAGGGTTCTACCCTCAATCCCATCAGGAGCCCCTGAAACATAGACCTTTACCCAAAGCAATGGTTGTAGCCAATGGCAACCTGGTGCCCACTGGAACTGACCCAGGCCTGCTACCCATGGGCTCGGAGATCCTGGTGGCGTCAAGTTTGGACATGCAGGCCAGAGCCGCCTTCCCAGACAAGGAGTCAACGCCACCCCCCTTTACCTCTTCCCACTTGCCCTCCCATTTCATGAAAGGCGCCATCATCCAGCTGGCTACAGGGGAGCTGAAGCGGGTGGAGGACCTCCAGACCCAGGATTTTGTGCGCAGTGCCGAAGTGAGCGGGGGGCTGAAGATTGACTCTAGCACAGTCGTGGACATTCAGGAGAGCCAGTGGCCTGGATTTGTCATGCTGCATTTCGTGGTGGGTGAGCAGCAGAGCAAAGTGAGCATCGAGGTGCCCCCCGAGCACCCCTTCTTTGTATATGGCCAGGGTTGGTCCTcctgcagccctgggcggactgcacagctcttctctctgccctgccATCGGCTACAGGTGGGAGATGTCTGCATCTCTATCAGTTTACAGAGCTTGAACAGTCACTCAGTTTCTCAGTCCAGCTGTGCTCCCCCAGGCCAGCTGGCTCCTCCCCGAGAAAGGCCTGAGAGGACAGTCTTGGGACCCCGAGAGCAATGTGACAGTGATGGGAAAAGCCAGCCGTTAGGCGAGGGCTCCCGAATGGTAGAGCCCTTGCAGCCAGAGCCTGGTGCTCAGGCCTGCTGGCCAGCCCCGAGCTTCCAAAGATACGGCATGCAAGGGGAGGAGGCACGGGCTGCGCTGCTCCGTCCCTCTTTCATTCCACAGGAGGTAAAGCTGTCCATTGAAGGGCGTTCCAATGCAGGAAAATGA